The following coding sequences lie in one Cucurbita pepo subsp. pepo cultivar mu-cu-16 chromosome LG13, ASM280686v2, whole genome shotgun sequence genomic window:
- the LOC111809051 gene encoding proline dehydrogenase 2, mitochondrial-like yields the protein MARSILSTQSKIPKNVFFYAFNRLLNTAASSSAAAFTSAASTPPPPPLNLAVSPAAPTVDFSDTKALFGSLSTLEVLHAAASLHVAAVGPVVDVGMWVMNSKLMDVELARDVIFGTVRHSFYRHFCAGEDDTAVGKTVRRLHDVGLRSMLDYAIEYANDEESCDRNLHGFLRTIEATRALPPGSASFVVAKVSAICPLRLLERVSDLLRWQQKDPCLNLPWKLKTFPIFSESSPLYHTLQQPNPLTNEEQKSLQISHQRLMKICQSCVDANVPLAIDAEHTKIQPAIDYFTYSAAIIHNKDHNPIVYGTLQAYLKDAKDRLLLVTKEANKMRVPLGIKLVRGAYMSSESKLASSLGFESPIHNSIHDTHACYNSCASFLLDNIAVGSSGAILATHNVDSGKLAAKKAYEIGIEKLKEKLEFAQLYGMSEALSYGLRNAGFQVSKYMPFGAVDMVMPYLLRRAEENRGLLSASNLDRQLMRKELRRRMKEYLRGERRAF from the exons aTGGCCAGAAGTATCCTTTCAACCCAATCAAAGATCCCCAAGAACGTATTTTTTTACGCTTTCAATCGGTTGTTGAACACCGCCGCATCCTCCTCCGCCGCTGCCTTCACTTCCGCCGCTTCtacgccgccgccgccgccgctcaATCTTGCTGTCTCTCCGGCGGCACCCACCGTCGATTTTTCTGACACAAAGGCCTTGTTTGGGTCGTTATCAACGTTGGAGGTCCTACACGCCGCCGCCAGCCTCCATGTCGCCGCTGTCGGCCCTGTCGTAGACGTCGGAATGTGGGTTATGAACTCTAAATTGATGGATGTTGAGTTGGCTCGTGATGTAATTTTTGGTACCGTTAGACATAGTTTTTACCGACATTTTTGCGCCGGTGAGGACGACACGGCTGTCGGGAAAACCGTTCGCCGGTTGCATGATGTCGGGCTGAGAAGCATGCTCGATTACGCTATTGAATACGCCAACGATGAGGAGTCCTGTGATCGGAATCTTCATGGGTTTCTCCGAACCATTGAGGCCACTAGAGCTCTCCCACCTGGCTCT GCAAGCTTTGTGGTGGCTAAAGTGAGCGCAATTTGCCCATTGAGATTGCTAGAGAGAGTGAGTGACTTGTTAAGATGGCAACAAAAGGACCCATGTTTGAATCTTCCATGGAAGCTCAAAACATTCCCAATTTTCTCTGAATCAAGCCCTCTTTACCACACTCTTCAACAGCCCAATCCCTTAACAaacgaagaacaaaaaagCCTCCAAATAAGCCATCAAAGGCTAATGAAAATCTGCCAAAGTTGCGTGGATGCCAACGTTCCTTTAGCCATCGACGCCGAGCACACCAAAATTCAACCCGCCATTGATTACTTCACATACTCCGCCGCCATCATCCACAACAAAGACCATAACCCGATAGTGTATGGAACCCTCCAAGCCTATCTAAAAGACGCAAAGGATCGGCTTTTGTTAGTCACCAAAGAGGCCAACAAAATGAGAGTTCCTCTTGGGATTAAGCTCGTGAGAGGTGCTTATATGTCTAGTGAATCCAAGCTCGCTTCTTCTCTTGGATTTGAATCTCCCATTCACAATAGCATTCATGACACACATGCATGCTATAATAGTTGCGCGTCGTTCTTGCTCGACAACATCGCCGTAGGCTCGAGCGGAGCTATTCTCGCTACCCACAACGTCGACTCAG GAAAATTAGCGGCGAAGAAAGCATACGAGATAGGGATCGAGAAGTTGAAGGAGAAGCTCGAGTTTGCTCAATTGTATGGAATGTCGGAAGCGTTGTCTTATGGGTTAAGAAACGCAGGGTTTCAAGTAAGCAAATACATGCCATTTGGAGCAGTGGATATGGTAATGCCATACCTTTTAAGAAGGGCAGAGGAGAATAGAGGTCTCTTATCGGCCTCAAATTTGGACAGACAGCTTATGAG AAAGGAGCTCCGGAGGAGGATGAAAGAGTACTTGAGGGGTGAAAGAAGGGCCTTTTAG